A single Mytilus trossulus isolate FHL-02 chromosome 12, PNRI_Mtr1.1.1.hap1, whole genome shotgun sequence DNA region contains:
- the LOC134693489 gene encoding uncharacterized protein LOC134693489, which translates to MSGRGKGVRTRRNRVTSYANSAISDRQWDLNNPSNWTSQKFREELDKKGIQTPSSLPKSVLKQLYIENSNTSGITTPQIQQNRTISDNDTSNLLSTEPEVAVTDSGTNVQPLASLDINNIPVPNTSLAEQDTMSVNHQVTSNNTGGITNDIPMQNSNFNSMATMSTMLAHCFSGFQQSLNHFNQNLNKGTNTDSSGFNLQQWYKAQSSTTNHMDQVPNIPIFQTGLQQDLIYPSPTVQQLDARDSSTQHGFQGVRSDSFSNVDIISPILQKQIIEGKDINLASLLIPKYECPQTNNILANGIELNVSGKPDPRLNRKLSLQEFIRAFGKFKRVMTTVFPDRRAELDAYQDDIIDICNFFGDKFYDYHKMFSAKAVKRKVYSPSADGERTMAIMMMIFKKLNIPVASHKTIGPVKCLEYLGIILDTEKMEARLPTNKVELIYGSFPQAGSKCSTSTSSVPTQFRSNVVLNKIVHQLWDIAIASKTRSAYETGFKHFERFTLLNNFKFNYLPPISEDILIYFTAYCFHFLKLQYSTIKLYLCGIRYKYLKNNCKDPLESDNNTPLDRLSYILNSVKKLQKPNNKKRLPITFEILEKIIFRLRQGVFTPFIDLMLEAVCTVGFYGFMRCGEFTVLKANQFDPSVNLCIGDIILHKDMIILKLKQSKTDPFRKGVDIQLHKVKNQICPFKILVKYLQVRESLKQGLPSDPLFISQNALALERNYFINCIKQVLSICGFNPDHYNGHSLRIGAATTAGKAHIEDHLVKTLGRWSSDSYCRYIRVSSTSIKYAQELLGKY; encoded by the exons ATGTCTGGCAGAGGAAAAGGTGTTCGCACAAGAAGGAATAGAGTTACTTCATATGCAAATTCAGCTATTTCTGATAGACAATGGGATTTAAACAATCCATCCAACTGGACTTCACAAAAATTTCGAGAAGAATTGGacaaaaaaggcatacaaactcCAAGTTCTTTACCCAAATCGGTATTAAAACAACTATATATCGAAAATTCTAACACAAGTGGGATTACTACACCACAAATTCAACAAAACAGGACTATTTCTGACAATGATACATCCAATCTGTTGAGTACAGAACCTGAAGTAGCTGTAACAGACAGTGGGACAAATGTACAACCCTTAGCCTCTTTGGACATAAACAATATTCCTGTTCCCAATACTTCCTTGGCAGAACAGGACACAATGAGTGTAAACCATCAAGTAACAAGCAACAATACAGGTGGAATTACCAATGACATTCCAATGCAGAACTCTAATTTCAACAGTATGGCTACAATGTCTACCATGCTGGCACATTGTTTCAGTGGCTTTCAACAAAGTTTGAATCATTTTAACCAGAATTTAAACAAAGGGACTAATACTGACAGCAGTGGATTCAACCTTCAGCAATGGTATAAAGCTCAAAGTTCTACAACTAATCACATGGATCAAGTTCCGAATATTCCCATATTTCAAACAGGATTACAACAGGATTTGATTTATCCGTCTCCAACCGTACAGCAGTTAGATGCCCGAGACTCATCTACTCAACATGGATTTCAAGGAGTGCGTTCAGATTCTTTTTCAAATGTGGATATCATTTCTCCTATTCTTCAAAAACAGATCATTGAGGGTAAGGATATTAACTTGGCATCTCTGTTAATACCAAAATATGAATGCCcccaaacaaataatattttggcTAATGGTATAGAATTAAATGTTTCAGGAAAGCCTGATCCACGTTTGAACAGAAAGTTGTCTTTGCAGGAATTTATTAGGGcttttggaaaatttaaaagGGTTATGACAACTGTTTTCCCAGATAGGCGTGCCGAATTGGACGCATATCAAGACGACATCATTGATATATGCAACTTTTTTGGAGATAAATTTTATGATTACCATAAAATGTTCTCTGCAAAAGCTGTTAAGagaaaagttt ATTCACCATCAGCAGATGGAGAAAGAACAATGGCAATTATGATGatgatttttaaaaagcttaaCATACCAGTAGCTAGCCACAAAACTATAGGTCCTGTCAAATGTTTGGAGTATCTGGGTATTATACTGGACACTGAAAAAATGGAAGCTCGACTACCAACTAATAAAGTTGAACTTATTT ATGGATCGTTTCCGCAGGCTGGCTCCAAATGCAGCACTTCAACCTCATCAGTGCCCACCCAGTTCAGAAGTAATGTGGTCCTGAACAAAATAGTTCATCAACTTTGGGATATTGCTATTGCAAGCAAAACAAGAAGTGCATATGAAACtggatttaaacattttgagaGATTTACGTTGctgaacaattttaaatttaattaccTACCACCTATTTCAGaagacattttgatttattttactgcatattgttttcattttttgaaactACAGTATTCTAccataaaattgtatttatgtggaataagatacaaatatttaaaaaataattgtaaggaTCCCTTAGAATCTGACAACAACACACCCTTAGATAGACTCTCCTACATTTTGAACTCTgtcaaaaaacttcaaaaaccaaataacaaGAAAAGATTACCTATCACTTTCGAAATTTTAGAGAAAATTATATTTCGTCTAAGGCAAGGTGTGTTTACCCCTTTCATTGATTTAATGCTAGAAGCAGTATGTACTGTAGGTTTTTATGGCTTTATGAGATGTGGAGAATTTACTGTCTTGAAAGCCAACCAATTTGACCCAtctgttaatttatgtattggAGATATTATTTTGCATAAAGAtatgataattttgaaattgaaacagTCTAAAACAGACCCTTTCAGGAAAGGTGTAGATATTCAACTCCataaagtaaaaaatcaaatttgtccTTTTAAAATCTTAGTCAAATATTTACAAGTTAGAGAGAGTCTTAAACAAGGTCTCCCATCTGATCCACTTTTTATCTCACAAAATGCTTTGGCATTAGAAAGGaattatttcattaattgtATAAAACAAGTACTTAGTATATGTGGCTTCAATCCTGATCACTATAATGGTCATAGCCTACGCATAGGAGCTGCCACTACTGCAGGTAAAGCACATATTGAAGACCATTTGGTCAAAACACTAGGACGCTGGTCCTCTGATAGTTACTGCAGGTATATAAGAGTGTCATCTACTTCAATTAAATATGCACAAGAATTGTTAggaaaatattaa